The following proteins come from a genomic window of Citrobacter europaeus:
- a CDS encoding MFS transporter, which produces MTGISSRKALRRRTWALFTFFFLPGLLMASWATRTPAIRDILSISTAEMGAVLFGLSIGSMSGILCSAWLVKRFGTRKVIRTTMSCAVLGMAILSGALWLHSAWLFAFGLGVFGASFGAAEVAINVEGAAVEREMNKTVLPMMHGFYSLGTLAGAGVGMMLTAFSVPATAHILLAAMVAIPPIFIAIKAIPDGTGKNAADGTHSGEKGLPFYRDIQLLLIGVVVLAMAFAEGSANDWLPLLMVDGHGFSPTSGSLIYAGFTLGMTVGRFTGGWFIDRYSRVAVVRASALMGALGISLIIFVDSSWVAGVSVILWGLGASLGFPLTISAASDTGPDAPTRVSVVATTGYLAFLVGPPLLGYLGEHYGLRSAMLVVLALVLVAAIVAKAVAKPDLKNTTVMENS; this is translated from the coding sequence ATGACTGGCATCTCATCACGCAAAGCCTTAAGACGTCGTACCTGGGCGCTGTTCACGTTCTTCTTTTTACCAGGATTATTAATGGCCTCCTGGGCAACGCGTACCCCTGCCATCAGAGATATTCTCTCCATCTCCACCGCTGAAATGGGCGCGGTGCTATTTGGACTCTCTATCGGTTCGATGAGTGGCATTCTTTGTTCGGCCTGGCTGGTGAAACGATTTGGCACGCGTAAAGTGATCCGCACCACCATGTCTTGCGCAGTTCTCGGAATGGCAATCCTCAGCGGGGCGCTCTGGCTGCATTCCGCCTGGCTTTTCGCGTTTGGCCTGGGCGTATTTGGTGCCAGTTTTGGCGCGGCAGAAGTCGCCATCAACGTCGAAGGTGCGGCAGTTGAGCGCGAAATGAATAAAACCGTGCTGCCGATGATGCACGGTTTTTACAGCCTGGGAACGCTGGCAGGTGCAGGGGTCGGAATGATGCTTACCGCCTTCAGCGTCCCAGCGACCGCGCATATTCTGCTGGCGGCGATGGTTGCAATCCCCCCTATCTTCATCGCTATCAAAGCGATTCCTGACGGCACGGGTAAAAATGCCGCTGACGGAACTCACTCCGGCGAAAAAGGGTTGCCTTTTTATCGCGATATCCAGCTATTGCTGATTGGCGTCGTGGTGCTGGCGATGGCATTTGCTGAGGGTTCCGCCAACGACTGGCTTCCGCTGCTAATGGTGGACGGACATGGATTTAGCCCGACATCAGGCTCGCTGATTTATGCCGGCTTTACGTTGGGTATGACCGTTGGACGATTTACCGGCGGCTGGTTCATCGACCGCTATAGCCGCGTCGCGGTGGTGCGTGCCAGTGCGCTGATGGGCGCACTCGGAATTAGCCTGATTATTTTTGTCGACAGCTCCTGGGTGGCAGGTGTTTCCGTTATTCTGTGGGGACTCGGCGCATCACTGGGCTTCCCGTTGACCATTTCGGCTGCCAGCGACACCGGCCCCGATGCGCCAACCCGCGTCAGCGTTGTCGCAACGACCGGCTATCTGGCGTTCCTGGTAGGACCGCCACTGCTGGGCTACCTGGGTGAACACTACGGCCTGCGCAGCGCTATGCTGGTGGTGCTGGCGCTGGTGCTTGTCGCCGCCATCGTCGCAAAAGCGGTGGCGAAACCAGATCTCAAAAATACCACTGTGATGGAGAACAGCTAA
- a CDS encoding TetR/AcrR family transcriptional regulator: protein MRRANDPQRREKIVQATLDAVIAHGIHAVTHRKIATIAQVPLGSMTYYFSGIDELLMEAFGRFTDRMLLQYQAFFADVKDASQACQAITDMIYSSQVTTPDNMELMYQLYAFASRKPALKTVMQNWMLRSQQTLEQWFDPVTARALDAFIEGMTLHFVTDKKPLQREDILLMVERIAGLSATVSSG, encoded by the coding sequence GTGCGACGTGCGAACGATCCGCAGCGGCGGGAAAAAATAGTTCAGGCAACTCTGGATGCGGTAATAGCCCATGGTATTCATGCGGTTACACATCGCAAGATTGCGACAATTGCTCAGGTGCCCCTAGGGTCTATGACCTATTACTTTTCGGGTATCGATGAGCTTTTGATGGAGGCGTTTGGCCGTTTTACTGACAGGATGCTGCTGCAGTATCAGGCCTTTTTTGCCGACGTTAAGGATGCGTCGCAGGCTTGCCAGGCTATTACCGATATGATTTACAGCTCTCAGGTCACCACGCCTGACAACATGGAGCTCATGTATCAGTTATATGCCTTCGCCAGCCGTAAACCGGCGCTAAAAACGGTGATGCAAAACTGGATGCTACGCAGCCAACAAACGCTGGAGCAGTGGTTTGACCCGGTGACGGCGCGGGCGCTGGATGCGTTTATTGAAGGGATGACGCTGCATTTTGTCACGGACAAAAAACCGCTGCAGCGAGAAGATATTTTGCTGATGGTGGAGCGTATAGCGGGCTTGTCCGCGACAGTCAGCTCTGGGTAG
- a CDS encoding SDR family oxidoreductase, with amino-acid sequence MLLAGKVAVIFGGSGAIGSAVAQAMAREGAHVYLGARSQEKLDWTASRLRTAGGTVDTFITDVLDEHDASKQITQLAQQTGGIDVVVNATGFMHEQGKRIEALSLPEYMGGITPFLSAQFNIAKSVTPHMGGDRAGVILTVVAPAAPMAMPGHLGHIVGCAGTEAFIKALASELGPANVRVVGVRSHAIVDAVAAGSYTGEIFSAKAQSMGITVDQLLAGAAQSTMLGRLPTLAQIAEVMTFLASDHAAAITATVVNITGGATQS; translated from the coding sequence ATGTTGCTCGCAGGCAAAGTCGCGGTGATCTTCGGTGGCAGCGGGGCTATTGGTAGTGCGGTTGCGCAGGCCATGGCGCGCGAAGGTGCCCATGTGTACCTGGGCGCGCGCAGTCAGGAAAAGCTGGATTGGACGGCCAGTCGCCTTCGAACAGCAGGCGGTACCGTCGATACCTTTATCACCGATGTACTCGACGAACACGACGCATCAAAACAAATTACTCAACTTGCGCAGCAAACCGGTGGAATAGATGTGGTAGTTAACGCGACCGGCTTTATGCATGAGCAGGGTAAGCGCATTGAGGCATTATCCCTCCCTGAGTATATGGGCGGTATCACCCCTTTCCTCTCGGCGCAGTTCAATATCGCAAAATCTGTAACGCCGCACATGGGCGGCGATCGAGCGGGTGTCATTCTCACCGTTGTCGCGCCCGCGGCCCCGATGGCGATGCCTGGACATCTGGGTCACATCGTCGGCTGTGCGGGAACAGAGGCATTTATTAAAGCGCTCGCCAGCGAACTGGGGCCGGCAAATGTTCGGGTCGTCGGCGTGCGATCACATGCGATTGTGGACGCGGTAGCGGCCGGCTCGTATACCGGAGAGATTTTCTCCGCAAAAGCGCAATCAATGGGTATAACCGTCGATCAATTGTTAGCGGGCGCGGCGCAAAGCACCATGCTCGGGCGCCTGCCTACGCTTGCTCAAATTGCTGAGGTAATGACCTTTCTGGCTTCAGACCATGCAGCAGCAATCACCGCCACGGTGGTGAATATTACCGGGGGCGCTACCCAGAGCTGA
- a CDS encoding tyrosine-type recombinase/integrase: MAVRKLDTGKWICECYPAGRSGRRVRKQFATKGEALAFERHTMDETEAKPWLGESVDRRTLKDIVELWFKLHGKSLTAGEHVYDKLLLMVDALGNPLATDLSSKLFAHYRDKRLTGEIYFSNKWKKGASPVTINLEQSYLSGVFSELARLGEWTAPNPLENMRKFTIAEKEMAWLTHEQITELLYDCNRQSPLLALVVKICLSTGARWREAVNLTRSQVTKYRITFVRTKGKKNRSIPISKELYEEIIALDGFRFFTDCYFQFLSVMDKTSIVLPRGQLTHVLRHTFAAHFMMSGGNILALQKILGHHDIKMTMRYAHLAPDHLETALRFNPLATLPNGGKVAAAVGNAP; the protein is encoded by the coding sequence ATGGCAGTACGAAAACTCGACACAGGTAAATGGATATGCGAATGCTACCCCGCAGGGCGCAGCGGGCGGCGTGTGCGTAAACAGTTCGCCACCAAAGGTGAAGCATTGGCTTTTGAACGCCACACTATGGATGAGACGGAGGCGAAACCCTGGCTAGGTGAATCGGTAGACCGTCGGACGTTGAAAGACATCGTTGAACTCTGGTTCAAACTGCACGGCAAATCCCTTACCGCTGGCGAGCATGTTTACGACAAGCTACTCTTGATGGTCGATGCCCTCGGAAATCCTCTCGCTACAGATCTCAGTTCCAAATTGTTCGCACATTACCGTGATAAACGCCTAACGGGTGAAATTTACTTTAGCAACAAGTGGAAAAAAGGTGCCAGCCCGGTAACTATCAACCTTGAGCAAAGCTATCTTAGCGGCGTTTTTAGCGAACTGGCCCGACTAGGTGAATGGACAGCGCCGAACCCGCTGGAGAACATGCGCAAATTCACCATCGCAGAAAAGGAGATGGCCTGGCTGACGCATGAACAAATTACTGAGCTTTTGTACGACTGCAACCGCCAAAGTCCCCTACTCGCACTGGTCGTTAAAATCTGTTTGAGCACCGGAGCACGCTGGCGCGAAGCAGTGAACCTCACCCGCTCTCAAGTCACAAAATATCGAATCACTTTCGTCAGGACCAAAGGCAAAAAGAACCGTAGCATTCCGATCAGCAAAGAGCTGTATGAGGAAATCATTGCCCTTGACGGCTTCAGGTTCTTTACCGACTGCTATTTCCAGTTTTTATCTGTGATGGATAAGACCTCTATCGTGCTGCCACGCGGGCAGCTTACCCACGTTCTGCGCCACACATTCGCTGCTCACTTTATGATGTCAGGTGGAAACATCCTCGCCTTGCAGAAAATCCTAGGTCATCACGACATTAAAATGACTATGCGCTATGCTCATCTGGCACCAGATCATCTTGAAACTGCCCTGCGCTTCAACCCGTTGGCTACCCTGCCAAATGGCGGCAAAGTGGCGGCAGCGGTTGGCAATGCCCCGTAA
- a CDS encoding DUF4041 domain-containing protein, with protein MDLFIIVVLLLALLSPILSVVLFKKSKKYREEMSVLASSNKTLGGELGETQEKLAQAIREHAELEGKAAPLWQYQELHNAVLNAEKKIKTADAIAKEKIEEAQKKAARAVNEAHHQAELTISNANSEAVAITQDARDARLKAKEQLDNANSKADELISNANDNAMKIIADAEIRAKEIAGSAYEAKEFAETYQAVAKSMKNKIEGYGDEWIVPNRSVLDELAENYEFTDAGKELQKARELTKSLIKTSKAASCEYVEPNRRNTAINFVLDAFNGKVDSTLSKIKHNNYGKLSQEIKDAFELVNFNGSAFRSAKITDIYLQARLNELKWGVAVNEIMLEEKEEQRRIKEQLREEEKARREYEKAIKEAEKEEKAIQQAIDKATKELMLAGEEQRIALEQKLAELQIKYEEAEAKNQRAISMAQQTRSGHVYVISNIGSFGENVYKIGMTRRLEPLDRVRELGDASVPFSFDVHAMIYSDDAPSLENHLHKVFNDKQVNKVNSRKEFFNVGIKDIKSTIQEMSIDAHWTMFAEAKEYRESLALTEKILTDKIPEDELIVA; from the coding sequence ATGGATTTATTTATTATAGTAGTACTCTTATTAGCATTGCTCTCTCCCATTTTATCCGTTGTACTTTTCAAGAAAAGTAAAAAATATCGAGAGGAAATGAGTGTTTTAGCCTCCAGTAATAAAACTCTTGGAGGTGAATTAGGTGAAACACAGGAAAAATTAGCCCAGGCTATACGCGAACACGCAGAACTTGAAGGGAAAGCAGCTCCCTTATGGCAGTATCAAGAATTGCATAATGCAGTCCTAAATGCTGAGAAGAAGATAAAAACTGCTGACGCCATAGCCAAAGAAAAGATAGAAGAAGCTCAAAAAAAAGCTGCAAGAGCAGTGAACGAAGCCCACCACCAGGCTGAATTAACAATAAGCAATGCCAATAGCGAAGCTGTCGCTATCACCCAAGATGCTCGTGATGCCCGCTTGAAAGCCAAAGAACAACTCGATAACGCGAATAGTAAAGCGGATGAACTGATCTCTAATGCAAATGATAATGCGATGAAAATAATCGCAGATGCTGAGATACGTGCAAAAGAAATTGCGGGGTCCGCATATGAAGCAAAAGAGTTCGCAGAGACCTATCAGGCTGTAGCCAAGTCAATGAAAAATAAAATTGAAGGGTACGGTGATGAATGGATAGTTCCAAACCGAAGTGTTTTGGACGAACTGGCAGAGAATTATGAATTTACGGATGCCGGGAAAGAGCTGCAAAAAGCCAGGGAGTTAACCAAGTCTCTTATCAAAACAAGCAAAGCTGCAAGCTGTGAATATGTCGAACCGAACAGACGAAACACCGCAATCAATTTTGTACTAGATGCTTTTAACGGGAAGGTTGATAGCACCCTTTCGAAAATTAAGCATAACAATTACGGTAAACTATCCCAAGAAATAAAAGATGCATTTGAGCTTGTGAATTTTAACGGTTCAGCCTTTAGGTCCGCTAAGATCACCGATATTTACTTACAGGCTCGACTCAACGAGCTTAAATGGGGGGTTGCTGTAAATGAAATTATGCTCGAGGAAAAAGAAGAACAAAGACGAATCAAAGAGCAGTTACGTGAAGAAGAAAAAGCACGTCGCGAGTATGAAAAAGCGATAAAAGAAGCTGAAAAAGAAGAAAAAGCAATTCAACAGGCCATTGATAAAGCGACTAAAGAACTGATGCTTGCTGGCGAAGAACAACGTATAGCCCTCGAACAGAAACTGGCTGAGCTACAAATTAAATACGAAGAAGCTGAAGCAAAAAACCAAAGAGCTATCTCGATGGCGCAGCAAACACGCTCTGGTCACGTATATGTGATCAGTAACATAGGCTCCTTTGGAGAAAACGTTTATAAGATTGGGATGACGCGCAGACTTGAACCGCTCGATCGCGTCCGTGAGTTGGGTGATGCCAGCGTACCTTTCTCATTCGATGTGCATGCAATGATCTACAGTGATGATGCACCATCACTCGAAAATCATCTCCACAAAGTGTTTAACGATAAGCAAGTGAACAAAGTTAACTCACGCAAAGAGTTCTTCAATGTTGGTATAAAAGACATCAAATCTACGATTCAAGAAATGAGTATTGATGCGCATTGGACGATGTTTGCAGAGGCTAAAGAATATCGTGAGTCACTAGCCCTAACTGAAAAAATCCTTACTGATAAAATCCCCGAAGATGAACTGATCGTTGCTTAG
- a CDS encoding helix-turn-helix domain-containing protein, which translates to MSTSKYPNEIKINPNQGGKAAIERLVEAYGFTTRQALADHLEVSKSTLANRYMRDTFPADWIIQCALETGTSLNWLTTGQGLKLSSQTATTEELVKFRLVAGKMVEDGSYVFDASFLPAKLSAPIVVLDGPTTYICEQKFTEVLDGHWLINIDGTYSIRLITRLPKGMIKISTTDNSFECAFADIEVIAYVRSTTVSN; encoded by the coding sequence ATGTCAACATCAAAGTACCCAAATGAGATCAAAATAAATCCCAATCAGGGTGGCAAGGCTGCGATTGAGCGATTGGTCGAGGCATATGGGTTTACGACACGGCAGGCCCTTGCAGACCACTTAGAAGTGTCAAAAAGCACTTTGGCTAATAGATACATGCGAGATACCTTTCCCGCAGATTGGATAATTCAGTGTGCCCTCGAAACAGGCACTTCACTCAATTGGTTAACCACCGGGCAAGGCCTTAAACTAAGTTCTCAAACAGCAACCACCGAAGAGCTCGTGAAGTTTCGTCTGGTTGCGGGAAAAATGGTTGAAGATGGCTCATATGTTTTTGACGCGTCATTTCTTCCTGCGAAGCTTTCTGCCCCGATTGTTGTTCTCGACGGACCTACTACATACATCTGTGAGCAAAAATTTACAGAAGTGCTTGATGGGCACTGGTTGATCAACATTGATGGAACTTATTCCATCAGACTCATCACCAGATTGCCTAAGGGCATGATTAAAATTTCCACTACAGATAATAGTTTTGAATGTGCTTTTGCAGATATAGAAGTGATCGCATATGTAAGAAGCACAACTGTTTCAAATTGA
- a CDS encoding regulator, with the protein MTPNISITLNTPHVTIERYSELTGLPVDTINDMLADGRLPRHRLRKDKKREKVMINIVALTVDALSDCNVAIS; encoded by the coding sequence ATGACCCCTAACATTTCAATCACTCTGAATACACCGCACGTCACAATTGAACGCTATAGCGAGCTAACAGGACTGCCTGTAGACACCATTAACGACATGCTCGCTGATGGTCGTTTGCCTCGCCACCGTCTGCGTAAGGACAAGAAGCGCGAGAAAGTGATGATTAATATCGTCGCGCTGACGGTTGATGCGCTTTCTGATTGCAATGTCGCTATTAGTTAG
- a CDS encoding phage regulatory CII family protein codes for MFDYRVSKHPHFDDACRAFALRHNMAKLAERAGMNVQTLRNKLNPEQPHQLTPPEIWLLTDITEDSTLVDGFLAQIHCLPCVPLNEVAKENLPHYVMSATAEIGRVAAGAVSGDVKTSAGRRDVINSINAVTRLMALTAVSLHARLQANPAMASAVDTVTGLGASFGLI; via the coding sequence ATGTTTGACTATCGAGTTTCCAAACACCCGCATTTCGATGATGCCTGCCGTGCCTTTGCCTTACGTCATAACATGGCGAAGTTGGCAGAACGCGCTGGCATGAATGTCCAGACGCTGCGCAACAAGCTAAACCCGGAGCAACCGCATCAACTTACGCCGCCGGAGATCTGGCTGCTGACTGATATCACAGAAGACTCAACGCTGGTTGACGGTTTTCTGGCTCAAATCCATTGCCTGCCGTGCGTACCATTGAATGAAGTGGCAAAAGAGAACCTGCCACATTACGTCATGAGTGCAACTGCGGAGATTGGGCGTGTAGCTGCAGGCGCAGTATCCGGTGATGTGAAAACCAGTGCAGGTCGCCGCGATGTTATCAACAGCATCAACGCTGTTACACGCCTTATGGCCCTCACTGCAGTTTCATTGCACGCGCGTTTGCAGGCGAATCCGGCGATGGCAAGTGCAGTAGATACCGTAACGGGCCTCGGTGCTTCGTTCGGTCTGATCTGA
- a CDS encoding DUF2724 domain-containing protein, which translates to MLTKEPSFASLLVKQSPAMHCGHGWIMGKGGKRWHPCRSQDALLAELSTKKQGKPWLLKAMLRLFR; encoded by the coding sequence ATGCTGACTAAAGAACCCTCTTTTGCATCACTTCTCGTTAAGCAAAGTCCTGCAATGCACTGCGGTCATGGCTGGATAATGGGGAAGGGTGGCAAGCGCTGGCACCCGTGCCGCTCTCAGGATGCGCTGCTGGCTGAACTGTCTACTAAAAAGCAGGGGAAACCATGGCTATTGAAGGCGATGCTGCGACTGTTCCGCTAA
- a CDS encoding DUF5347 domain-containing protein has protein sequence MAIEGDAATVPLSAGLRLNGLNHIAELRAKVFGLNIDSELERFISDMRDQRDINHEQNKRALAAIFFMAKIPAERHSVNVSELTTDEKRELIKAMNHFRTVVSLFPNRLAMPN, from the coding sequence ATGGCTATTGAAGGCGATGCTGCGACTGTTCCGCTAAGTGCTGGCCTCCGCCTTAATGGGTTAAACCACATCGCGGAATTAAGGGCGAAAGTGTTTGGCTTAAATATTGATTCAGAACTGGAGCGCTTTATTAGCGATATGCGGGACCAACGGGATATTAACCATGAGCAGAATAAACGCGCATTAGCTGCAATATTCTTTATGGCAAAGATTCCGGCGGAACGTCATAGCGTCAATGTTAGTGAGCTGACGACTGACGAAAAGCGGGAGCTGATTAAAGCAATGAACCATTTCCGTACAGTGGTGAGTTTATTTCCAAATCGGCTAGCCATGCCGAATTAA
- a CDS encoding DUF2732 domain-containing protein: MRNIETRITKTGPDDAGLNQMLTDARMEERRARAAAMAARLDSLACRITSSQLNHVEAAELLRVAAENIQNEAQEIH; encoded by the coding sequence ATGCGAAATATTGAAACCCGTATCACCAAAACAGGACCAGATGATGCTGGCCTTAACCAGATGCTGACTGATGCACGCATGGAAGAACGCCGGGCACGTGCTGCGGCAATGGCTGCCCGTCTTGATAGCCTGGCTTGCCGTATCACATCCAGCCAGCTTAACCACGTTGAGGCGGCAGAGCTGCTGCGCGTTGCAGCTGAAAACATTCAGAACGAAGCGCAGGAGATCCACTGA
- a CDS encoding TraR/DksA family transcriptional regulator, translating to MADSMDLVQQRVEEERQRHIHTARNRTPGVSRVLCIDCDAPIPPARRRAIPGVQCCVTCQEIAELKGKHYIGGAV from the coding sequence ATGGCTGATTCAATGGACCTTGTACAGCAGCGCGTTGAAGAAGAACGCCAGCGCCATATCCACACCGCCCGCAACAGAACGCCGGGCGTTTCACGTGTGCTTTGCATTGATTGCGATGCACCGATCCCGCCAGCACGCCGCCGCGCCATTCCGGGTGTGCAGTGCTGCGTCACCTGTCAGGAAATTGCAGAGCTGAAAGGCAAACATTACATAGGGGGTGCTGTATGA
- a CDS encoding DNA adenine methylase has product MSTILKWAGNKTAIMPELIKHLPAGPRLVEPFAGSCAVMMATDYPHYLVADINPDLINLYQVIKNDVEYFIKEGRYLFEARNDSETYYKTRQEFNLRHGGAIERALYFLYLNRYGYRGLCRYNLKGYFNVPYGNYKKPYFPENEIRAFAEKAKRATFICASYDETLALLQTGDVVYCDPPYDGTFNGYHTAGFTEDDQYHLASILERRSSEGHTVIVSNSDTSLIRSLYRDFTHHRITAKRSMGVSAGDGKTAVEIIATKSACWFGVDLASGPDVSVETEVRAWQ; this is encoded by the coding sequence ATGAGCACCATCCTGAAATGGGCGGGAAATAAAACCGCAATAATGCCGGAACTGATTAAACACCTTCCTGCGGGCCCGCGACTGGTTGAACCTTTCGCGGGTTCCTGTGCTGTGATGATGGCGACAGACTATCCTCATTATCTTGTCGCGGATATTAATCCAGACCTGATTAATCTTTATCAGGTGATTAAGAATGATGTTGAATACTTCATCAAAGAGGGCCGATATCTTTTTGAAGCCCGTAATGATTCAGAGACATATTATAAGACGAGACAGGAGTTTAACTTGCGCCATGGTGGCGCAATTGAACGCGCATTGTATTTCTTATATTTAAATCGCTATGGTTATCGCGGACTGTGTCGCTATAACTTGAAAGGTTATTTTAATGTTCCTTACGGTAATTATAAAAAACCGTACTTCCCTGAAAACGAAATACGTGCATTTGCAGAAAAAGCAAAACGCGCGACGTTTATCTGCGCCAGTTATGACGAAACGCTGGCACTGCTGCAGACGGGTGATGTGGTTTATTGTGATCCGCCATATGACGGCACGTTTAACGGATATCACACCGCTGGTTTTACAGAGGATGATCAGTACCATCTGGCGTCTATTCTTGAACGCCGGTCATCAGAAGGCCATACGGTTATCGTGTCCAACAGCGATACGTCTCTGATCCGTTCGCTTTATCGTGATTTTACCCACCATCGTATAACCGCTAAGCGTAGCATGGGCGTGTCAGCCGGTGATGGTAAAACTGCAGTAGAAATTATCGCCACAAAATCAGCATGTTGGTTTGGTGTTGATTTGGCCTCTGGTCCTGATGTCTCGGTGGAAACTGAGGTGCGGGCGTGGCAGTGA